The Drosophila bipectinata strain 14024-0381.07 chromosome 2L, DbipHiC1v2, whole genome shotgun sequence genome has a segment encoding these proteins:
- the LOC108124358 gene encoding uncharacterized protein, with the protein MNAKLAIAGVLIAFVFVQYANSLVCYTCVTPKDCKSPSKVTCNNAEANKTSDNLGVYHQGVRNATSTRFDCLAIKYTWNNEVIHQLHGCVHPAVAPCSLSLKPAYAHYNKTWCNICSGNKCNKNPAGKMSSSSITIAASIVGLVLAKIYA; encoded by the exons ATGAATGCGAAACTTGCCATAGCCGGCGTGCTGATTGCCTTTGTTTTTGTACAGTATG CCAATTCTCTGGTCTGCTATACCTGCGTCACTCCCAAGGACTGCAAAAGTCCCTCGAAAGTCACCTGCAACAATGCAGAAGCAAATAAGACCTCCGATAATTTGGGAGTCTACCATCAGGGAGTAAGAAATGCGACCAGCACGAGGTTCGACTGTCTTGCCATCAAGTATACGTGGA ACAACGAAGTGATCCATCAGCTTCATGGTTGCGTACACCCCGCAGTGGCACCTTGTAGTCTTTCCCTGAAACCCGCTTATGCCCACTACAATAAGACTTGGTGTAACATCTGCTCGGGCAACAAGTGCAACAAGAACCCGGCCGGAAAAATGAGTAGCAGCAGCATTACTATTGCAGCCAGCATTGTGGGCCTCGTTTTGGCCAAGATCTACGCCTAG
- the LOC108124356 gene encoding uncharacterized protein produces MWKKVTFAVVLVAFLGVQLASSLSCYSCNSPSACRSPSTQTCTNATANANKDFLGTYHSNVPTVNGSLSFLCANLTYYHQANNSHTSEFLGCVHPGTNVCTLTLSNSTQQGTWARRCNTCNTDYCNPAGTFSGSLFTIVGSVIALLLAKAISH; encoded by the exons ATGTGGAAGAAAGTGACCTTCGCTGTTGTCCTTGTGGCCTTTCTGGGCGTGCAGCTCG CCAGTTCCCTAAGCTGCTACAGTTGCAACAGTCCCTCGGCTTGCCGCAGTCCTTCCACACAGACCTGCACTAATGCCACCGCTAATGCCAACAAGGACTTTTTGGGGACCTACCACAGCAATGTGCCCACCGTCAATGGCAGCTTGAGCTTCCTCTGCGCCAATCTTACATACTACCACCAAGCGA ACAACTCTCACACATCTGAGTTCTTGGGCTGTGTCCATCCTGGCACTAATGTCTGCACCCTGACTTTGTCGAATTCAACACAGCAGGGCACTTGGGCTAGACGTTGCAATACTTGCAACACCGACTACTGCAATCCGGCCGGAACCTTCAGTGGAAGTCTCTTTACCATCGTCGGATCAGTGATTGCCTTGCTCCTGGCCAAGGCCATAAGTCATTAA